ACATGCTCGACACGGCAAGAATTCCAATAACGACCAACATTACAATTGACTTGAAATGGCTCATATCATGCACTCCGCCTTTCGCGCAGCCTACCCCACTCTGTAATCATTCCATTTTTATCATGCAAGCACGCTAAAGTCAAGACAAATGCCACATTCCTTTAATCATATTTAGATCACTTTTAATCACATCAAAATCAACGAACAAGGTCTGCGGCTGTAAGAACTGCCATACCAAGCACGCCCTGCCTGTGCGTTCTTTTGAGACTTGCCGCCATCTCCTGTGTAGTGCGGTTCATCTCGCGACTGGTCTCGTTCATTTCCTGGAGCGACGCGGTAAACTTAGGGATTTCACGGCTTACAGGTTCCATTGCCGTAAATGCCGCAGTAAGCTGATAGCCGGTCGCATCCAGACTTTTTTTCATCTCGGGTAGAATTGAAAACTGGGTGTTCATTGTTTTAAGAAGTCCTTGCATTTCATCGAGGCCGCTACCTACATGATCGATCCCACTTGTAACGTTCTGAATATTTGCTGCAGTCTTGTCCAGACCGGCATTCGTCCGCTCTAATGCTTTTTGCAAACCGCCAAAACCGGGCAAGCCTGATGCCATACGCTCGACTGAACTTCGCATTTGACGCACCTCGCCTCCCACGCCGGTCAAGCCGCTTGAAACATCCATGAGCCTGCCGGCTGTACTGGTCATGCAAGTGTTTGTGGCGATAAGTCTAGAATTGGTCATATCCATCTTGAGATTCATCGCCCTGGACTGATCAAGCGCTTTCTTGCCTGTGTCGGCCATTATCGGCATATAACTCATGTATTTCTCCATTCTCTTGACACCGGCATTTGTTTTGTCGATGGCTGAGAGCCTGGTCGAAAGCTCACTCATATCGGCAGCCATGGTTTCAACTTTGTCCAGCTTTGCAGATATAATCTTAAACTCGGCTACCAGGCTGCTTAGTAAATACAGAGCATATATCACCGCCACAAATTTGGCAATAAAAATGGCCCGGGATGTTATTCTGGAACCAATAGCCGTCATTGTTTTAGGCTTATGTGCGCGCTTTTCTCTGCTTGCAATACTCATATTGCGTTTCCTCCCAGTCAGTAATAGCGTACACTTTTACCCTTCGATCAATATGTGGAAAACAATTAAGCATAGGAGGTTGCATTTGGGAGGATGGCAATACAAAAGGGGCTCGGAGGCCCCCTTAGTATTTAGTATTTAGTATTTGATATTTATTATTTGATATTTCCTGTTTTGTAGAGCAGGTCTTTGGCCAGAGGGGAGTTTCTGTTTGAGCGTCTCAATTCTCTATACTCCTGTCGGGCTTCATCATAGAGACCAACCGATTCATATGCCGCTCCAAGCGCAATATGCGAGCCGGGAAGCGTCCTCTTAACTTTTTGGATCGAAGAACAACCATCCGAAGAGAGCACAAAGAACTTAACCGGCTTAGACTCCGCCCATGAATCGCTCTCGCTGAACCTTACTCCGACACGCCATATATACCCTGCGCCCCTTGCAAGCGACTTCGGCAGAGTAATGGAATTCTTATCTGTTGTGATCTCGCTTACAAGCTGGAATTGCGAATCATATACGCGAACTCTATAAGAATCAGCCAGATTTACCTTGGACCAGGTAAGTGTCGGCCTGTCGGCCATTACTACCTTGCCAATCGGCGCGGCCGGCTTTGGCGCATTGGGAGAAGGAGTATACCCTGCCCCATTGTCTCTCAAATGAACCTCTGCCATAGCATACTGAGCCGTTTTTGCATGTGTGACCTTACCGGTTCGGAGTTTCTCTTCTATAGAGGCTGCAATCTTAGCCTCAAGCGCAGTCCTGGGTGCGCCGCTTGCATCAGCAAAGACCATCCGCCCATTGCGCTTGATTACACTATAGTTTCCGTCCTTGAGGATAACCCTGGACTTAGGCTCAGGCTTGGCAGAAACTTTATCCGGCTCTGCAGCAGGTGTGCCAACATTCGGTTTCACACCAGCCGCACTTTTGCCCGGCTTGGGCTGCAGATTAGATACATTAGGTTTGATCTGATCGACCACAGGCGGTTTCGCAGCCACCATAGTCGGCAACTTGGGCGCTGAAGTGAAAGAACCGATCACTATAGCCGCTCCTGCGATAACAGCCGCTCCTGCAAAGCCCGCAAATACGCGCTTCCAAATGCCGAAGCCATGGCTTGCAGCACGGCGTGTTGCCATCGGATGGACCGTAATCTTCTCACGAAGCGCGGCATGCGAGCGCATTTCACGAATTTGCTCGACGTCGGCAAAGCACGCCTCACATAAGTGTATATGCGATTGTATTGAAACCATCCGGTCCGAAGGCAGAGCGCCGTCGACAAATGCCGATATATCTTCGTACTCAGGGCAGTCGTCCATACCCAGCAGTGACGCGCCCAACTCTGCCGCGGCCTTTTTCAGCGGTGCTATATCACCGAGCGCCGCCCGGCAGTTGGAGCATGAGCTTATGTGCTCGTCAATCTCGATCATCCTCTCGGGATCGAGCCTGGCCTCTACGTAAGTCTTAAGTTCTTTCTTATCTATACACTTCATCGCATTGTACCTACGATTTGTTAAGACGCGTCATACAGGCAAATGTTGCCAGAAAATATATCGGCTTAAGAAACTGTTATATTTACCAGGAGAAGTAATTGCAAAAGTCCTAAAACCCAGTCATTTGGTGCGCAGTGAGAGACCAGCTTTTCACAACGTCAAATTCAAAATAATCAATATAAAATACTAGATAATCAATCAGATCAGGGCTTGTTCTTCGTCGAGAGAAAGAGCGGATTTCTTAGTACGCCTGCGAATTCTACCCCAGGCCTTGAACCGGACACTCGGCACGGCTCTTGCCTGAATGCCAAGCTCATCAGCTGTGGCGGCATCCGGCACAGGCAGCTTATTTATCAAAGACGCAAGCTCCCGCATGTTTATCTCCAGCGATTTTGCCACTTCTTTCAGACCGACTGCCGAACCGAGTGCCATAACCTGGTCACCGGCCATCCCATAGAGCAGAGCCTTGCGCTGTTTGATTGAGAGCTGGACGAATTCCTTCCAGAACCAGTCGATCACATGAGCGAACCAGCCGGAGTCGACAACCTGTTTCTCAACATCCGAGTCGGGCGAGACGAGCCACTCCAGAGGCGCACCACTCTCATCATCACCATCAGGCTGTGAATCGATGGAGAGTGGTTCGGTCGTACGTGTCTGCCTGAGATCGGTAATGCAGCTTGTAAGCACGTCAATCTCGACAGGACCACTGCAGCAATCAAATATGGCGGAAGCCAGTTCATAGGTAGCCAGCTCCTGCGGGTCACGATTGTTCAGATACTTGCTGCGGAAGGATGCCTGGTTGTCGATAATCTCGCGGCACTTTGCGCTCGCATGCTTTGATGAACCGAGCCAATCGGCAAAACCGCATATGCGCGCGCCGCTATCAGGGTGCTGCCAGAGCGCAAAGCCCTCGATATTTGCCTTGCCTGAGAAAATTTCAAGCAGCTCGAGCTTAAGGTTATACCATGTCGGACGCTTGCGGCGAATGGCGTCGCAGTAGCGATTGTGAACCGCGCGCCTGATGAAAGCCTCGAAGTTATCGATGCCGGTCTCGGACTGCCCAAGCTTGAGCATGTTTATCTTGGTCCAGATTGCAAGGATGCAGTCTTCCTCAAAATCTTCGAGATCGGCGATCTCACGCTTGCCGATCGACCTGTGTACAAGGTCTCTGACGCTATCCGAAAGATCATCCCAATATTCGTCACCGGAGTTGCCCGGCGAGTTTATATATGCCTCAAGCAGGCCTTGTGCGTCCATATAACCTCAAGCTTATAATTCACAATGAAACCGACTGAAAGCGGAATGTGGAAAGTGGAAAGCCCAAAACAGGCTGCTTCATGCTTTCAGCTTTCCACTGTCCTCTGTAAGATATTTACCACGGACATCCGTAAAGAGCAAAACAAGCCCAATAAAACGGGTGAGCATATTGTTTGCCGTCTATGGCGGCAAGTTGGGCGGACCGCAGAGACTCGATTCTGGATTTGCCGCCCGTCAGGCCGCGATAAAACCCGCCCATTATATTAGACGCAGATTTATCCGATACCTTCCACAAACCACCTAATATAGATTTCGCTCCTACCATGGAAAATACCTCCGCAGCGCACGACGGACCTGAGGATATCGGGTCGGAAGAGGAAATAGAATCACATGCGGAGAGTACGACGAGATTCAGATGCGAATTATTGACCGATGAGAGCTCGTCTATTGTGACGCTGCCATCGGAACCGCCCTGCGCAGCAAGCGACAGTTCAAACTTATTGGGGTCAATCTTGTGATGGGCGGCAATGTGCAGCACATTTGCCCTGCTCGCTTCTTTGATGAAATTTGCGCTGGTTGCATTTTGGCCGACATACCACCCGCTGTTCAAATACAACGCCTTTATTGCTCTAGCCTCATCCTGAGCACCGGGCAAATTGTTGTCAGGGTCGACAAAGATCGCGAGCCTGTCGGACTTTGAATCGATCTTGCTGCTTTCATCAATCAGATTGTCGAGCATGCCATGATCATGATCAAGATAACTGATCCCGTATTCCCTTATGAGAAACCTTGGGACATGCTCAGCGTTCGGGTCCGAGGGTTCGAGCAGGGCATGCATCGGGATGCCCACAAGCTCATCGGGCAGAGCGAAGTGAAGAGTCTGGGCGCTCTCGATATCCTGCTTTATGGGTGCAATCAATATATTATACAGCCCCTCCAAGGGCTTGCGGATCTCGGTAAAGGACTGAGACTGCCAGTCGTTGACCGGCGGCGTAGGTATGCCCGCCCTCTGACTATCTTCGCAGTCCTTAAGAGCAGTCCGGAGATCGGATATCTGCTTTTCCAGGTCTCCTCTCGATATGCGGATCTGCCTGCATATGGACTTTTCATATTTGCAGACAAACACATATGCAGACGTATCCGTAAGCATATACTCAACTACAGTGCCGAACCTGGGCAGCACATTGCGCTTACTGTACAGGTCAAGAGGGTCAACGGGAAGAGAGTTAAACACTGACGGGTTTTGCGTTCTGAGCATCAGGCATACCTGCCAGTAATCCGCCCAATTATCAGCCAGAAGCCTGTCACCGCCGGAAATGCCGTTATCATCCGTCCGCCCACTCCCGGCGACAATATCCAACGACTGCGCAAACTTCGCGATCTTGGGATTTGCATCCTTTTTCATTTGGCTGATGCGTTCCGGAAGCCATGAGAACCGTGCGACTTTCTGAAGCAGGGCCTTTGCATCGTCTGCTCTATCTTCAAGGACATAAGCAGCCGCCAGATTGCAGTAGATGTTCATAATGATCTCGCTATGAGATGAATTGAGCGAAGGATCAATCTTATCACCAGCTGCTTTGGATTCCATGTCGTTCAGGCTGGTTTCAAGCGTATCACGCGCATCATCCCTTCGGCCTGCAGACATTTGGGCGTCGGCAAGCTTGAGAGAGACTTCATATGCTGCCCATGAATCACCCACTTGAGAAGTATATCTGATACGCGCATCCTGCAGGTTGCGGATCGCTTCTTCATACTGCCCGTATTTGGCATAAAGAGTTCCACGCGCCTCCAGGACACTGGCAAACCCGCGCAGATTGCCTGAGTTCTCAAGAATTGGGACAAGCTCGGTAAAGCTTTCGAACGCATTTTGCGGGTCACCCATCTCTATGAACGCAGGCACCATATCATACTGGACTATATCTGCGGCCAGTGACTTTTTGTTCGCTTTCATGGCAGTCATGGCAGCATCGCGCCTCACTACCAGCGACTGCTTCGACTTGCCCTGTGCATCAAGCGCATCCGCATATTTACGAAGTGCGGTTATTTTCTGATCCGCCATTGCCATGATCGGATATAGATCGGCAATCCTCTTCCACGCGGAAGCGGATTTGTCGAACTTGCCCAACTCCATATATGCCGATGCGCCTATTTCGGCCTTGACCTGACGCGCTTGACGGGTATTCTCGTTGGCCATAGGGTTGTTTTCGAGATTGGCGATAGCGGCATCGCCGGCTGCGGCAGCAGAGCTTAGTATCTTTTCCCGATTGCGTCTGGCCGCGGCTGATTTTGCATCCTGGCGCGCAGCGGCATATACCTCAGAAAGCATCTCATATGTCTTTGCAATGAGTATCGCATTACCCGACGAATTGCAATCGCGCCCGGCTTCATTGAGCAGGTCCAGCGCTTGCGGAATGTTGCCTCGTTCTTTGCATAGATCCGCGACGGAGAGCAGATTGGTTACCAGTTCGGAATAGGACCGCTTGGCATACGCCCAGACGCGAAGCTGATCCAGACCCTCGGTCATCAGTTGCAGTGC
The Armatimonadota bacterium DNA segment above includes these coding regions:
- a CDS encoding zf-HC2 domain-containing protein, yielding MKCIDKKELKTYVEARLDPERMIEIDEHISSCSNCRAALGDIAPLKKAAAELGASLLGMDDCPEYEDISAFVDGALPSDRMVSIQSHIHLCEACFADVEQIREMRSHAALREKITVHPMATRRAASHGFGIWKRVFAGFAGAAVIAGAAIVIGSFTSAPKLPTMVAAKPPVVDQIKPNVSNLQPKPGKSAAGVKPNVGTPAAEPDKVSAKPEPKSRVILKDGNYSVIKRNGRMVFADASGAPRTALEAKIAASIEEKLRTGKVTHAKTAQYAMAEVHLRDNGAGYTPSPNAPKPAAPIGKVVMADRPTLTWSKVNLADSYRVRVYDSQFQLVSEITTDKNSITLPKSLARGAGYIWRVGVRFSESDSWAESKPVKFFVLSSDGCSSIQKVKRTLPGSHIALGAAYESVGLYDEARQEYRELRRSNRNSPLAKDLLYKTGNIK
- a CDS encoding CHAT domain-containing tetratricopeptide repeat protein, encoding MFIRRLAQFIGALVLIIIFASGACWSQTAAKKGRMLAQLTQASKIPLSERVDFVVKAIPTESVHLAIDLIVYKWMVRQSDIPLDIANITTVIPALTKRLNDPLVNSAQQIFSTLQSADKSTQSTVERSDEASLLINLRTEYKRAVDYKESYPTQAVNSLSAVIDMCQRLHLDISGAVAQKELGDHYLYGMARYRDAEEWCYKSASLTFTLYNCRRSSAIIYDDCGWLDFETGNYSDAIDNYNLAARQWVFLAGLDPSGYRFAGREYMRAGDASRAAGDTTRALQLMTEGLDQLRVWAYAKRSYSELVTNLLSVADLCKERGNIPQALDLLNEAGRDCNSSGNAILIAKTYEMLSEVYAAARQDAKSAAARRNREKILSSAAAAGDAAIANLENNPMANENTRQARQVKAEIGASAYMELGKFDKSASAWKRIADLYPIMAMADQKITALRKYADALDAQGKSKQSLVVRRDAAMTAMKANKKSLAADIVQYDMVPAFIEMGDPQNAFESFTELVPILENSGNLRGFASVLEARGTLYAKYGQYEEAIRNLQDARIRYTSQVGDSWAAYEVSLKLADAQMSAGRRDDARDTLETSLNDMESKAAGDKIDPSLNSSHSEIIMNIYCNLAAAYVLEDRADDAKALLQKVARFSWLPERISQMKKDANPKIAKFAQSLDIVAGSGRTDDNGISGGDRLLADNWADYWQVCLMLRTQNPSVFNSLPVDPLDLYSKRNVLPRFGTVVEYMLTDTSAYVFVCKYEKSICRQIRISRGDLEKQISDLRTALKDCEDSQRAGIPTPPVNDWQSQSFTEIRKPLEGLYNILIAPIKQDIESAQTLHFALPDELVGIPMHALLEPSDPNAEHVPRFLIREYGISYLDHDHGMLDNLIDESSKIDSKSDRLAIFVDPDNNLPGAQDEARAIKALYLNSGWYVGQNATSANFIKEASRANVLHIAAHHKIDPNKFELSLAAQGGSDGSVTIDELSSVNNSHLNLVVLSACDSISSSDPISSGPSCAAEVFSMVGAKSILGGLWKVSDKSASNIMGGFYRGLTGGKSRIESLRSAQLAAIDGKQYAHPFYWACFALYGCPW